From Anopheles arabiensis isolate DONGOLA chromosome 3, AaraD3, whole genome shotgun sequence, a single genomic window includes:
- the LOC120899765 gene encoding protein kinase C-binding protein NELL1-like isoform X1: MTKHLWNCDTSWRCVQALAVILTILLLPGTGGALDPGIDLLEALNIQSNISQYPGITVTQSRVFHLSGLDRNLVLPAAVFHRAVEQMKKSSEFTFSVVLKQEQSNSGTIISFSNGINRYLELQSSGRRDEIRFHYTHITAAGVTQILTETFPYRLADDIEHKVSLTVSGTEMQLFIDCHPLYKRVTHFLPDRNFSASNMQLFVGQRNSNSHYLFKGELKDLRLITGSYGYLSQCELMDAQCPTCGQFLELENALLELKKTMSLLTKRLVEAEKRVSYIEECDCKKSCLINGTTKNDGDAWDIGCSRCECRQGIVKCGPRPCPEVKCKHPVLKEGECCPVCLKSCYITKKDFEHGEIQILGCRNCSCVDGNMHCEFLQCPELKCPPEQQMSVTDECCKFCQDTPHRRKVRPHKRPQGGGGGGHKRQHPKNSTHRNKHSKKKKHDQALQLHTTEDVDECTQQGGLNGNHCHLNTRCVNTFGSYICECLPGYRRQDKFNCIEMDECKSGEHNCHEDADCINTLGSFHCQCKEGYTGNGHDCRPVCNQTCLNGGECRSPNVCTCRTGYIGESCEKDLDECTTGLHRCKDTTDCVNMPGWYFCKCKAGFETKGKDCVDIDECYLNTHSCHPTAQCVNTPGHFTCECPIDDDSDCRLSCMFEDRELKDGDKVSPSNAPCKICTCTKGVISCVEPPCNCSTWRPGVVSELCCPQCDPKQSCQHQELKHVTFRSGEQWIYQCQTCECLYGEFDCWNLECPPLICDNPMPAGPADCCPRCPNDRCGFENLTKLLTSSSSEGVGIGTTCLYENHVYPPGPFKYPSRDCTTCSCKVPYCALLNGKITCRYDDNCSIADNRGALRMVEEHHANNRLNSSTYTRKSSQATTPKMLVPHHHHPQQQQSYRFPHRTPTTNSLSKENIIRFDRSSKTKPTNGTITWEASFSVAEYGSSTISSTQHRGSQQTAVDEKFVIASPTHSASKVAQDAIVHAGMAVPTISSESETSFEYGTEAEPSKDISLPATTYTQNIPRNSNSEEHNNYTKHVSSATKQRTGITSSATTQGQRTKIHNKQPFLQKLPLIDSISGFDTDVATRSRRNTKRSERG, encoded by the exons GTCTCGATCGAAATCTTGTTCTTCCGGCTGCGGTTTTTCACCGGGCAGTCGAGCAGATGAAAAAATCTTCAGAATTTACCTTTTCCGTTGTCCTAAAGCAAGAACAATCAAACTCTGGGACCATAATATCATTTTCCAACGGAATTAATAG GTATTTAGAATTACAATCAAGTGGAAGACGTGACGAAATACGTTttcattacacacacataacagCAGCGGGTGTTACGCAGATTCTAACGGAAACATTTCCGTATCGACTTGCGGACGATATCGAGCACAAGGTGTCACTTACTGTTAGCGGCACTGAAATGCAGCTATTCATCGACTGCCATCCACTGTATAAAAGAGTGACACATTTTTTACCAGATAGAAATTTTAGTGCTTCCAATATGCAATTATTCGTCGGACAAAGGAACTCAAATagtcattatttatttaag GGAGAATTAAAAGATTTACGTCTTATAACTGGGTCTTATGGTTATTTATCTCAATGTGAGTTGATGGATGCACAATGTCCTACTTGTGGACAATTTTTAGAATTAGAAAATGCTTTactagaattaaaaaaaacaatgtcacTGTTAACAAAAAGG CTAGTGGAAGCAGAGAAGCGTGTCTCGTATATTGAGGAATGTGATTGTAAAAAATCATGCTTAATAAATGGTACAACTAAAAACGATGGAGATGCCTGGGATATTGGATGTAGTCGTTGTGAGTGCAGGCAAGGAATAGTCAAATGTGGTCCAAGACCATGTCCAGAGGTTAAATGTAAACATCCAGTATTAAAAGAGGGCGAATGTTGTCCTGTGTGTTTGA AAAGCTGTTACATTACTAAGAAAGACTTTGAACATGGTGAAATCCAAATCTTAGGCTGTAGAAACTGTTCGTGTGTAGATGGTAATATGCATTGTGAATTCCTGCAATGCCCCGAGCTGAAGTGTCCACCGGAGCAACAAATGTCAGTAACGGATGAATGCTGCAAATTTTGTCAAG ATACTCCACATAGGCGAAAAGTACGGCCACACAAACGACCGcagggcggtggcggcggcggtcaTAAGCGGCAACATCCCAAAAATTCTACTCACagaaacaaacattcaaagaaaaagaagcacgATCAAGCATTACAGTTGCATACGACAGAAG ATGTGGATGAGTGTACTCAACAGGGTGGTCTTAATGGTAACCACTGTCATCTTAACACACGATGTGTTAACACCTTTGGTTCGTACATTTGCGAATGTTTACCTGGCTATCGAAGACAAGATAAGTTCAACTGCATAGAGATGGATGAATGCAAGTCTGGCGAGCACAATTGCCACGAGGACGCAGATTGCATTAACACATTGGGCTCATTTCATTGCCAATGTAAGGAGGGTTACACGGGCAATGGACACGATTGTAGGC cCGTCTGCAATCAAACCTGCTTGAACGGTGGAGAATGTCGCTCGCCTAATGTCTGTACATGTCGAACGGGTTACATTGGCGAATCATGTGAAAAGGATCTGGACGAGTGTACAACAGGTTTGCACCGGTGTAAGGATACGACAGATTGCGTTAATATGCCGGGCTG GTACTTCTGCAAATGCAAGGCTGGATTCGAAACCAAAGGCAAGGATTGTGTAGATATAGATGAGTGTTACCTCAATACGCACAGCTGTCACCCAACGGCCCAGTGCGTAAACACACCAGGGCACTTCACATGTGAATGTCCGATCGACGACGATTCGGATTGCAGATTAAGCTGTATGTTCGAAGATCGTGAACTGAAAGATGGCGACAAGGTATCCCCCAGCAATGCGCCATGCAAAATATGTACCTGTACGAAAGGTGTTATAAGCTGTGTGGAACCTCCATGCAACTGTTCAACATGGCGTCCAGGGGTCGTGAGTGAACTATGTTGTCCGCAATGCGATCCGAAACAATCTTGCCAACACCAGGAGCTCAAACATGTCACGTTCCGCAGTGGCGAACAGTGGATATATCAATGTCAAACGTGTGAATGTTTG TACGGCGAATTTGACTGCTGGAATCTTGAATGTCCTCCACTAATATGTGATAATCCTATGCCGGCCGGACCGGCAGATTGTTGTCCCCGATGTCCTAACGATAGGTGTGGTTTTGAGAACCTTACCAAACTATTAACCAGTAGTAGCAGTGAAGGCGTCGGTATCGGAACAACATGTTTATACGAAAACCACGTATACCCACCTGGACCATTTAAATATCCGTCCAGAGATTGCACAACCTGTTCCTGTAAG GTCCCCTACTGTGCCCTACTG AACGGGAAAATCACCTGCCGTTACGACGATAATTGCAGTATTGCTGACAATCGTGGTGCACTGCGAATGGTGGAAGAGCATCATGCGAACAATAGGCTCAACTCTAGCACTTATACTCGTAAATCATCGCAAGCAACGACTCCAAAGATGTTGGtgccccaccaccaccacccacaacaacaacaaagctaTCGTTTTCCTCACAGGACACCGACGACCAACAGTTTATCGAAAGAAAATATTATCCGATTTGAccgaagcagcaaaacaaaaccaacaaacggAACCATTACATGGGAGGCGTCATTTAGTGTGGCAGAATATGGAAGCAGCACAATTAGTAGTACGCAGCACCGAGGATCACAACAAACGGCCGTTGATGAAAAATTTGTTATTGCCTCGCCCACACACTCTGCAAGTAAAGTAGCGCAAGACGCAATTGTACATGCCGGTATGGCTGTACCTACAATTTCATCCGAATCAGAAACTTCGTTTGAGTATGGTACTGAAGCAGAACCCAGTAAAGACATCTCCCTACCGGCAACAACGTATACACAAAATATACCACGCAATAGTAACTCAGAAGAACATAACAATTATACAAAGCACGTCTCATCTGCTACAAAACAACGAACAGGCATTACATCTTCAGCAACGACACAGGGCCAGCGaacaaaaatacataataAACAACCTTTTTTGCAAAAGTTACCGTTAATCGATTCGATTAGCGGTTTCGACACTGATGTAGCAACAAGAAGCCGCCGTAACACGAAGCGTAGTGAACGAGGATGA
- the LOC120899765 gene encoding protein kinase C-binding protein NELL2-like isoform X8: MTKHLWNCDTSWRCVQALAVILTILLLPGTGGALDPGIDLLEALNIQSNISQYPGITVTQSRVFHLSGLDRNLVLPAAVFHRAVEQMKKSSEFTFSVVLKQEQSNSGTIISFSNGINRYLELQSSGRRDEIRFHYTHITAAGVTQILTETFPYRLADDIEHKVSLTVSGTEMQLFIDCHPLYKRVTHFLPDRNFSASNMQLFVGQRNSNSHYLFKGELKDLRLITGSYGYLSQCELMDAQCPTCGQFLELENALLELKKTMSLLTKRLVEAEKRVSYIEECDCKKSCLINGTTKNDGDAWDIGCSRCECRQGIVKCGPRPCPEVKCKHPVLKEGECCPVCLKSCYITKKDFEHGEIQILGCRNCSCVDGNMHCEFLQCPELKCPPEQQMSVTDECCKFCQDTPHRRKVRPHKRPQGGGGGGHKRQHPKNSTHRNKHSKKKKHDQALQLHTTEDVDECTQQGGLNGNHCHLNTRCVNTFGSYICECLPGYRRQDKFNCIEMDECKSGEHNCHEDADCINTLGSFHCQCKEGYTGNGHDCRPVCNQTCLNGGECRSPNVCTCRTGYIGESCEKDLDECTTGLHRCKDTTDCVNMPGWYFCKCKAGFETKGKDCVDIDECYLNTHSCHPTAQCVNTPGHFTCECPIDDDSDCRLSCMFEDRELKDGDKVSPSNAPCKICTCTKGVISCVEPPCNCSTWRPGVVSELCCPQCDPKQSCQHQELKHVTFRSGEQWIYQCQTCECLYGEFDCWNLECPPLICDNPMPAGPADCCPRCPNDRCGFENLTKLLTSSSSEGVGIGTTCLYENHVYPPGPFKYPSRDCTTCSCKVPYCALLVSNSACCVHRIT; encoded by the exons GTCTCGATCGAAATCTTGTTCTTCCGGCTGCGGTTTTTCACCGGGCAGTCGAGCAGATGAAAAAATCTTCAGAATTTACCTTTTCCGTTGTCCTAAAGCAAGAACAATCAAACTCTGGGACCATAATATCATTTTCCAACGGAATTAATAG GTATTTAGAATTACAATCAAGTGGAAGACGTGACGAAATACGTTttcattacacacacataacagCAGCGGGTGTTACGCAGATTCTAACGGAAACATTTCCGTATCGACTTGCGGACGATATCGAGCACAAGGTGTCACTTACTGTTAGCGGCACTGAAATGCAGCTATTCATCGACTGCCATCCACTGTATAAAAGAGTGACACATTTTTTACCAGATAGAAATTTTAGTGCTTCCAATATGCAATTATTCGTCGGACAAAGGAACTCAAATagtcattatttatttaag GGAGAATTAAAAGATTTACGTCTTATAACTGGGTCTTATGGTTATTTATCTCAATGTGAGTTGATGGATGCACAATGTCCTACTTGTGGACAATTTTTAGAATTAGAAAATGCTTTactagaattaaaaaaaacaatgtcacTGTTAACAAAAAGG CTAGTGGAAGCAGAGAAGCGTGTCTCGTATATTGAGGAATGTGATTGTAAAAAATCATGCTTAATAAATGGTACAACTAAAAACGATGGAGATGCCTGGGATATTGGATGTAGTCGTTGTGAGTGCAGGCAAGGAATAGTCAAATGTGGTCCAAGACCATGTCCAGAGGTTAAATGTAAACATCCAGTATTAAAAGAGGGCGAATGTTGTCCTGTGTGTTTGA AAAGCTGTTACATTACTAAGAAAGACTTTGAACATGGTGAAATCCAAATCTTAGGCTGTAGAAACTGTTCGTGTGTAGATGGTAATATGCATTGTGAATTCCTGCAATGCCCCGAGCTGAAGTGTCCACCGGAGCAACAAATGTCAGTAACGGATGAATGCTGCAAATTTTGTCAAG ATACTCCACATAGGCGAAAAGTACGGCCACACAAACGACCGcagggcggtggcggcggcggtcaTAAGCGGCAACATCCCAAAAATTCTACTCACagaaacaaacattcaaagaaaaagaagcacgATCAAGCATTACAGTTGCATACGACAGAAG ATGTGGATGAGTGTACTCAACAGGGTGGTCTTAATGGTAACCACTGTCATCTTAACACACGATGTGTTAACACCTTTGGTTCGTACATTTGCGAATGTTTACCTGGCTATCGAAGACAAGATAAGTTCAACTGCATAGAGATGGATGAATGCAAGTCTGGCGAGCACAATTGCCACGAGGACGCAGATTGCATTAACACATTGGGCTCATTTCATTGCCAATGTAAGGAGGGTTACACGGGCAATGGACACGATTGTAGGC cCGTCTGCAATCAAACCTGCTTGAACGGTGGAGAATGTCGCTCGCCTAATGTCTGTACATGTCGAACGGGTTACATTGGCGAATCATGTGAAAAGGATCTGGACGAGTGTACAACAGGTTTGCACCGGTGTAAGGATACGACAGATTGCGTTAATATGCCGGGCTG GTACTTCTGCAAATGCAAGGCTGGATTCGAAACCAAAGGCAAGGATTGTGTAGATATAGATGAGTGTTACCTCAATACGCACAGCTGTCACCCAACGGCCCAGTGCGTAAACACACCAGGGCACTTCACATGTGAATGTCCGATCGACGACGATTCGGATTGCAGATTAAGCTGTATGTTCGAAGATCGTGAACTGAAAGATGGCGACAAGGTATCCCCCAGCAATGCGCCATGCAAAATATGTACCTGTACGAAAGGTGTTATAAGCTGTGTGGAACCTCCATGCAACTGTTCAACATGGCGTCCAGGGGTCGTGAGTGAACTATGTTGTCCGCAATGCGATCCGAAACAATCTTGCCAACACCAGGAGCTCAAACATGTCACGTTCCGCAGTGGCGAACAGTGGATATATCAATGTCAAACGTGTGAATGTTTG TACGGCGAATTTGACTGCTGGAATCTTGAATGTCCTCCACTAATATGTGATAATCCTATGCCGGCCGGACCGGCAGATTGTTGTCCCCGATGTCCTAACGATAGGTGTGGTTTTGAGAACCTTACCAAACTATTAACCAGTAGTAGCAGTGAAGGCGTCGGTATCGGAACAACATGTTTATACGAAAACCACGTATACCCACCTGGACCATTTAAATATCCGTCCAGAGATTGCACAACCTGTTCCTGTAAG GTCCCCTACTGTGCCCTACTGGTGAGCAATTCCGCGTGTTGTGTGCATCG TATTACCTAA
- the LOC120899765 gene encoding protein kinase C-binding protein NELL1-like isoform X2 — translation MTKHLWNCDTSWRCVQALAVILTILLLPGTGGALDPGIDLLEALNIQSNISQYPGITVTQSRVFHLSGLDRNLVLPAAVFHRAVEQMKKSSEFTFSVVLKQEQSNSGTIISFSNGINRYLELQSSGRRDEIRFHYTHITAAGVTQILTETFPYRLADDIEHKVSLTVSGTEMQLFIDCHPLYKRVTHFLPDRNFSASNMQLFVGQRNSNSHYLFKGELKDLRLITGSYGYLSQCELMDAQCPTCGQFLELENALLELKKTMSLLTKRLVEAEKRVSYIEECDCKKSCLINGTTKNDGDAWDIGCSRCECRQGIVKCGPRPCPEVKCKHPVLKEGECCPVCLKSCYITKKDFEHGEIQILGCRNCSCVDGNMHCEFLQCPELKCPPEQQMSVTDECCKFCQDTPHRRKVRPHKRPQGGGGGGHKRQHPKNSTHRNKHSKKKKHDQALQLHTTEDVDECTQQGGLNGNHCHLNTRCVNTFGSYICECLPGYRRQDKFNCIEMDECKSGEHNCHEDADCINTLGSFHCQCKEGYTGNGHDCRPVCNQTCLNGGECRSPNVCTCRTGYIGESCEKDLDECTTGLHRCKDTTDCVNMPGWYFCKCKAGFETKGKDCVDIDECYLNTHSCHPTAQCVNTPGHFTCECPIDDDSDCRLSCMFEDRELKDGDKVSPSNAPCKICTCTKGVISCVEPPCNCSTWRPGVVSELCCPQCDPKQSCQHQELKHVTFRSGEQWIYQCQTCECLYGEFDCWNLECPPLICDNPMPAGPADCCPRCPNDRCGFENLTKLLTSSSSEGVGIGTTCLYENHVYPPGPFKYPSRDCTTCSCKNGKITCRYDDNCSIADNRGALRMVEEHHANNRLNSSTYTRKSSQATTPKMLVPHHHHPQQQQSYRFPHRTPTTNSLSKENIIRFDRSSKTKPTNGTITWEASFSVAEYGSSTISSTQHRGSQQTAVDEKFVIASPTHSASKVAQDAIVHAGMAVPTISSESETSFEYGTEAEPSKDISLPATTYTQNIPRNSNSEEHNNYTKHVSSATKQRTGITSSATTQGQRTKIHNKQPFLQKLPLIDSISGFDTDVATRSRRNTKRSERG, via the exons GTCTCGATCGAAATCTTGTTCTTCCGGCTGCGGTTTTTCACCGGGCAGTCGAGCAGATGAAAAAATCTTCAGAATTTACCTTTTCCGTTGTCCTAAAGCAAGAACAATCAAACTCTGGGACCATAATATCATTTTCCAACGGAATTAATAG GTATTTAGAATTACAATCAAGTGGAAGACGTGACGAAATACGTTttcattacacacacataacagCAGCGGGTGTTACGCAGATTCTAACGGAAACATTTCCGTATCGACTTGCGGACGATATCGAGCACAAGGTGTCACTTACTGTTAGCGGCACTGAAATGCAGCTATTCATCGACTGCCATCCACTGTATAAAAGAGTGACACATTTTTTACCAGATAGAAATTTTAGTGCTTCCAATATGCAATTATTCGTCGGACAAAGGAACTCAAATagtcattatttatttaag GGAGAATTAAAAGATTTACGTCTTATAACTGGGTCTTATGGTTATTTATCTCAATGTGAGTTGATGGATGCACAATGTCCTACTTGTGGACAATTTTTAGAATTAGAAAATGCTTTactagaattaaaaaaaacaatgtcacTGTTAACAAAAAGG CTAGTGGAAGCAGAGAAGCGTGTCTCGTATATTGAGGAATGTGATTGTAAAAAATCATGCTTAATAAATGGTACAACTAAAAACGATGGAGATGCCTGGGATATTGGATGTAGTCGTTGTGAGTGCAGGCAAGGAATAGTCAAATGTGGTCCAAGACCATGTCCAGAGGTTAAATGTAAACATCCAGTATTAAAAGAGGGCGAATGTTGTCCTGTGTGTTTGA AAAGCTGTTACATTACTAAGAAAGACTTTGAACATGGTGAAATCCAAATCTTAGGCTGTAGAAACTGTTCGTGTGTAGATGGTAATATGCATTGTGAATTCCTGCAATGCCCCGAGCTGAAGTGTCCACCGGAGCAACAAATGTCAGTAACGGATGAATGCTGCAAATTTTGTCAAG ATACTCCACATAGGCGAAAAGTACGGCCACACAAACGACCGcagggcggtggcggcggcggtcaTAAGCGGCAACATCCCAAAAATTCTACTCACagaaacaaacattcaaagaaaaagaagcacgATCAAGCATTACAGTTGCATACGACAGAAG ATGTGGATGAGTGTACTCAACAGGGTGGTCTTAATGGTAACCACTGTCATCTTAACACACGATGTGTTAACACCTTTGGTTCGTACATTTGCGAATGTTTACCTGGCTATCGAAGACAAGATAAGTTCAACTGCATAGAGATGGATGAATGCAAGTCTGGCGAGCACAATTGCCACGAGGACGCAGATTGCATTAACACATTGGGCTCATTTCATTGCCAATGTAAGGAGGGTTACACGGGCAATGGACACGATTGTAGGC cCGTCTGCAATCAAACCTGCTTGAACGGTGGAGAATGTCGCTCGCCTAATGTCTGTACATGTCGAACGGGTTACATTGGCGAATCATGTGAAAAGGATCTGGACGAGTGTACAACAGGTTTGCACCGGTGTAAGGATACGACAGATTGCGTTAATATGCCGGGCTG GTACTTCTGCAAATGCAAGGCTGGATTCGAAACCAAAGGCAAGGATTGTGTAGATATAGATGAGTGTTACCTCAATACGCACAGCTGTCACCCAACGGCCCAGTGCGTAAACACACCAGGGCACTTCACATGTGAATGTCCGATCGACGACGATTCGGATTGCAGATTAAGCTGTATGTTCGAAGATCGTGAACTGAAAGATGGCGACAAGGTATCCCCCAGCAATGCGCCATGCAAAATATGTACCTGTACGAAAGGTGTTATAAGCTGTGTGGAACCTCCATGCAACTGTTCAACATGGCGTCCAGGGGTCGTGAGTGAACTATGTTGTCCGCAATGCGATCCGAAACAATCTTGCCAACACCAGGAGCTCAAACATGTCACGTTCCGCAGTGGCGAACAGTGGATATATCAATGTCAAACGTGTGAATGTTTG TACGGCGAATTTGACTGCTGGAATCTTGAATGTCCTCCACTAATATGTGATAATCCTATGCCGGCCGGACCGGCAGATTGTTGTCCCCGATGTCCTAACGATAGGTGTGGTTTTGAGAACCTTACCAAACTATTAACCAGTAGTAGCAGTGAAGGCGTCGGTATCGGAACAACATGTTTATACGAAAACCACGTATACCCACCTGGACCATTTAAATATCCGTCCAGAGATTGCACAACCTGTTCCTGTAAG AACGGGAAAATCACCTGCCGTTACGACGATAATTGCAGTATTGCTGACAATCGTGGTGCACTGCGAATGGTGGAAGAGCATCATGCGAACAATAGGCTCAACTCTAGCACTTATACTCGTAAATCATCGCAAGCAACGACTCCAAAGATGTTGGtgccccaccaccaccacccacaacaacaacaaagctaTCGTTTTCCTCACAGGACACCGACGACCAACAGTTTATCGAAAGAAAATATTATCCGATTTGAccgaagcagcaaaacaaaaccaacaaacggAACCATTACATGGGAGGCGTCATTTAGTGTGGCAGAATATGGAAGCAGCACAATTAGTAGTACGCAGCACCGAGGATCACAACAAACGGCCGTTGATGAAAAATTTGTTATTGCCTCGCCCACACACTCTGCAAGTAAAGTAGCGCAAGACGCAATTGTACATGCCGGTATGGCTGTACCTACAATTTCATCCGAATCAGAAACTTCGTTTGAGTATGGTACTGAAGCAGAACCCAGTAAAGACATCTCCCTACCGGCAACAACGTATACACAAAATATACCACGCAATAGTAACTCAGAAGAACATAACAATTATACAAAGCACGTCTCATCTGCTACAAAACAACGAACAGGCATTACATCTTCAGCAACGACACAGGGCCAGCGaacaaaaatacataataAACAACCTTTTTTGCAAAAGTTACCGTTAATCGATTCGATTAGCGGTTTCGACACTGATGTAGCAACAAGAAGCCGCCGTAACACGAAGCGTAGTGAACGAGGATGA